The following coding sequences are from one Comamonas koreensis window:
- a CDS encoding Lrp/AsnC family transcriptional regulator, whose amino-acid sequence MNENLNDFTLDIIDLQLLDALQKDASVSNHALADKVHVSPPTCLRRIKRLREMGLIAAEVALLSHDVLAKVQGFGLFALVEVSLDRQGAEELDAFEAAVVQNDQVQQCWRVSPGPDFVLVVYAHDMPGYLALTQKLFTSQSNVRNVKTYFATKRSKFITRIPLPKGPHLSHHG is encoded by the coding sequence ATGAATGAGAATTTGAATGATTTCACACTGGATATCATCGACCTGCAGCTGCTCGATGCCTTGCAGAAGGATGCCTCGGTGAGCAACCACGCGCTGGCCGACAAAGTGCATGTCTCGCCCCCCACCTGCCTGCGGCGCATCAAGCGCCTGCGCGAGATGGGCCTGATCGCCGCCGAGGTGGCCCTGCTCTCACACGATGTGCTGGCCAAGGTGCAGGGCTTTGGCCTGTTCGCGCTGGTGGAGGTCAGCCTGGATCGCCAGGGCGCCGAAGAGCTCGATGCCTTTGAGGCCGCCGTGGTGCAGAACGACCAGGTGCAGCAATGCTGGCGGGTCAGCCCGGGGCCGGACTTTGTGCTGGTGGTCTACGCCCATGACATGCCCGGCTACCTGGCGCTGACGCAAAAGCTCTTCACCTCGCAGAGCAATGTGCGCAATGTAAAAACCTACTTCGCCACCAAGCGCAGCAAGTTCATCACCCGCATCCCCTTGCCCAAGGGGCCGCACCTGTCGCACCACGGCTAA